One segment of Helicobacter sp. MIT 05-5293 DNA contains the following:
- the ccsA gene encoding cytochrome c biogenesis protein CcsA, which translates to MVRVLQTLFCSMKVVIVLIAIYAIACAIATFIENDYGTIAARAWVYGAFWFELLHLWLLLSLIGCFLTSKAWQRKKYASLLLHASFIVIIIGAGITRHYGFEGKMSLREGEQSHFITSLDQYIFIQALDSSKQIQDVKILTQINDKFNRHLDEKILFFDKPLILKTGEVSFDSQQMAYKLQASIDFMGQKEDFELIGGDNETPTKESVRKIIIGDYMFFIAWGADKIILPFEIKLQDFQLERYAGSHSPSSYASLVEVIDPPKETFSFLIFMNNVLDYGGYRFFQSSYHPDEQGSILSVNRDPGKIPTYIGYTMLILGVLWLLFDKNGRFMTLGRFVKNQSFLCLAFVSLLSFNTPYLHAQNTQELSQDNTAETQNLLSNPPLKDIPDLITSLKNTKEVAKEFDQILVQDFGGRIKPMHTLTNEFIHKITKKNTFKGFNPTQTFLGMIFYPQEWQQIQMIATQTPRLREILGVDPDQKYIAYIDVFTKDGQYILKNYVEEANLMNPSHRGVFEKDLLNVDERINYAFLIYTGQVLRIFPDNTTNNNQWLYPLEAISSAIAQKDLQKGKTLVNIYKQFEQGFDEGIENNQWQDAINAIKAIRHYQRSNDSSLSISQAKVDSEIFLNRYNPFHQLIYPYLLLSIILFIIVIEGILRNKPMRPLILRTFYGMLCALFILHTIALIVRWYISGHAPWSNAYESMLYIAWAAILSGVVFFRKSSLALCASSFLAGITLFVAHLGFMDPQIGNLVPVLKSYWLNIHVSVITASYGFLGLCFILGIITLLLFVLRSPKRAHIDDSILSLTAINEMSMILGLFLLTVGNFLGGIWANESWGRYWGWDSKETWALISIGVYAIILHLRFIIAHAMPFVFSVASVIGFFSVLMTYFGVNFYLSGMHSYAAGDPVPVPTFLYVMVAGIILLIILATKKHHLEMPTLKP; encoded by the coding sequence ATGGTAAGGGTTTTGCAAACTTTATTTTGTTCGATGAAAGTCGTAATTGTCTTGATTGCAATCTATGCTATTGCTTGTGCAATTGCGACCTTTATCGAGAATGACTATGGCACAATTGCAGCAAGAGCATGGGTGTATGGGGCATTTTGGTTTGAATTGCTTCACCTTTGGCTTTTGCTTTCTTTGATAGGCTGTTTTCTCACCTCTAAGGCATGGCAGCGCAAAAAATATGCCTCACTTTTGCTCCATGCGTCATTTATCGTGATTATCATTGGTGCAGGGATCACACGACACTATGGTTTTGAGGGAAAAATGAGTTTGCGTGAGGGTGAGCAATCTCACTTTATCACAAGTCTTGATCAATATATTTTTATCCAAGCCCTTGATTCTAGCAAACAAATCCAAGATGTTAAAATTCTCACGCAAATCAATGACAAATTTAATCGTCATCTTGATGAAAAAATCCTCTTTTTTGACAAGCCTTTGATTCTCAAAACCGGCGAAGTAAGCTTTGATTCTCAACAAATGGCTTACAAACTGCAAGCTTCTATTGATTTTATGGGACAAAAAGAAGATTTTGAACTGATCGGGGGCGATAACGAAACCCCAACTAAAGAAAGCGTGCGAAAAATCATCATTGGTGATTATATGTTTTTTATTGCGTGGGGTGCGGATAAAATCATCTTGCCTTTTGAAATCAAACTTCAAGATTTTCAGCTTGAACGTTATGCAGGTTCGCATTCGCCCTCTTCTTACGCTTCACTTGTTGAAGTGATTGACCCACCAAAAGAAACCTTTTCGTTTCTTATTTTTATGAATAATGTCCTAGATTATGGTGGTTATCGATTCTTCCAATCCTCCTATCACCCTGACGAGCAAGGCAGCATACTTTCAGTCAATAGAGACCCGGGGAAAATACCTACTTATATCGGCTATACGATGCTGATATTAGGTGTATTATGGCTTTTATTTGACAAAAACGGACGCTTTATGACATTAGGCAGATTCGTAAAAAATCAATCTTTTCTTTGCCTTGCTTTTGTATCTCTCCTTTCTTTCAATACACCTTATCTCCACGCTCAAAATACGCAAGAGCTGTCTCAAGACAACACGGCTGAAACACAGAATCTCCTCTCCAATCCGCCCTTAAAAGATATTCCTGACTTGATCACTTCACTCAAAAATACAAAAGAAGTCGCTAAAGAGTTTGATCAGATTCTCGTGCAAGACTTTGGCGGTCGTATCAAGCCCATGCACACATTAACAAATGAATTTATCCACAAAATCACTAAAAAGAATACATTTAAAGGGTTTAATCCGACACAAACATTCTTAGGTATGATTTTTTATCCTCAAGAATGGCAACAAATCCAGATGATTGCGACACAAACGCCACGACTTCGAGAGATTCTCGGTGTTGATCCTGACCAAAAATACATCGCATATATTGATGTCTTTACCAAAGACGGACAATACATTCTTAAAAACTATGTCGAAGAAGCCAATCTAATGAATCCTTCCCATCGCGGTGTGTTTGAGAAAGACCTTTTAAATGTCGATGAAAGAATTAATTATGCCTTTTTGATTTACACGGGGCAGGTATTAAGAATCTTTCCTGACAACACGACAAACAATAATCAATGGCTTTATCCGCTTGAAGCAATCAGTAGCGCAATCGCACAAAAAGACCTCCAAAAAGGTAAAACTTTAGTCAATATCTACAAACAATTTGAGCAAGGCTTTGATGAGGGCATTGAAAACAATCAGTGGCAAGATGCAATCAATGCAATCAAAGCGATTCGGCATTATCAAAGGAGCAATGACTCGTCATTATCCATTTCTCAAGCAAAGGTGGATTCTGAAATTTTCCTCAATCGATACAACCCTTTTCATCAGCTCATTTATCCATATTTGCTTTTAAGCATTATTTTGTTCATTATCGTGATTGAAGGCATTTTGCGTAATAAGCCTATGAGACCTCTTATATTACGCACTTTTTATGGAATGCTCTGCGCACTTTTTATCTTGCACACAATCGCTTTAATCGTGCGTTGGTATATCAGCGGACATGCCCCTTGGAGTAATGCTTATGAATCTATGCTTTACATCGCATGGGCGGCAATTCTCTCGGGTGTCGTTTTCTTTAGAAAATCCTCTCTTGCGCTTTGTGCATCAAGCTTTTTAGCAGGCATCACGCTTTTTGTCGCACATCTAGGTTTTATGGACCCACAAATTGGGAATCTTGTCCCTGTGCTCAAATCTTATTGGCTCAATATTCATGTATCTGTCATCACTGCAAGTTATGGATTCTTAGGACTTTGCTTCATCTTGGGCATCATCACACTTTTATTGTTTGTCTTACGCAGCCCTAAAAGAGCGCATATTGATGATTCTATCCTTTCGCTCACTGCGATTAACGAGATGAGTATGATCCTTGGACTATTCTTACTCACTGTGGGTAATTTCCTTGGTGGTATCTGGGCTAATGAATCGTGGGGACGATACTGGGGCTGGGATTCAAAGGAGACTTGGGCGTTGATTTCCATAGGTGTTTATGCTATAATCCTGCATTTACGCTTTATTATTGCGCATGCAATGCCTTTTGTTTTTTCAGTCGCGTCAGTGATAGGATTCTTTTCGGTTTTAATGACTTATTTTGGGGTAAATTTCTATCTTTCGGGAATGCACAGCTACGCTGCAGGAGATCCTGTGCCTGTGCCAACCTTTTTGTATGTGATGGTTGCTGGAATTATCCTTTTAATCATTTTAGCGACCAAAAAACATCATTTAGAAATGCCCACATTAAAACCATAA
- a CDS encoding peroxiredoxin: MQIKLQKGDKAPDFRLKNADEIEIALKDLLTKRVVVYFYPKDNTPGCTTQAEEFSALVESFAAKDTIIVGISPDTPQSHRNFIAKKSLKILLLSDPDKSVATRYGAYGKKMMYGKEVQGIIRSAFVIERDGSISQSFYNVRAKGNAQKVFESL; encoded by the coding sequence ATGCAAATAAAATTACAAAAAGGCGATAAAGCACCTGATTTTAGATTAAAAAATGCTGATGAGATTGAAATCGCTTTAAAAGATTTGCTTACTAAACGCGTGGTCGTGTATTTTTATCCTAAAGACAATACGCCCGGTTGCACGACACAAGCAGAAGAGTTTAGTGCGTTAGTAGAATCTTTTGCTGCAAAAGATACCATTATCGTAGGTATTAGCCCAGATACCCCTCAATCTCATCGCAATTTTATTGCTAAAAAATCACTCAAAATATTGCTTCTTAGCGATCCTGATAAAAGTGTCGCAACCCGATACGGAGCATATGGCAAAAAAATGATGTATGGTAAAGAAGTGCAGGGCATTATCCGCTCGGCTTTCGTGATTGAGCGTGATGGGAGTATTTCGCAGAGTTTTTATAATGTGCGTGCTAAGGGCAATGCACAGAAAGTTTTTGAATCTTTATAG